The Musa acuminata AAA Group cultivar baxijiao chromosome BXJ2-2, Cavendish_Baxijiao_AAA, whole genome shotgun sequence genome contains the following window.
TTCCCACTACCATTTTCAGCTAACGAACCTTGGGGAGTAGCTTAACCTTTTGGACCATCTAACTTGCTTGCAAGGTATTTAAAGACATTCCATCATTGTGGATGCACTTCATGATTGATGATCCCATGAGATGAAATTTCTGCTACTAATTATCATGGATGCTTGATTTTACTTCACTGCATTTTTGAAGATGTCCATAACTCAACTTCTAGTGTTTCTCATTAATGAATATTATCATTTATTCATTCTATGTTGGAATTTCCTGTTTACTTTGCTTAAGTGCATTCTTTTTCTCTTACTATAATTATGATATTACAATCTagccattaaaattaatttattggatattcaatccgGTAAAAGACTTTGCAACAAAGAGATCATCAAAGTTTATATGTATATTTTCATACAACTTGATTTCAGATAGTTTGGACAGTATGGCATGTTGTTGTTGTATTATGTTTTTCTTCATAAGACCATGAAGTTTGAATGAGTATGTCAAGCGTATCATGCTTCTTTATTGTCATgactcgagcctgatgggctaattagcctatcaattttatttggtctaaaccactgacaaaaatgcttaagctgaagttgatagtagtacactcagacccttataagccaatcttaatcttgcccactttcgatgtgggactaatcaagggtgttacaatcacccccactcaaaggcttgacgtcctcgtcaaggcccaacataacccagatcaggccttagcatagtgcatgtgaggcgtagcccagtggtggctccacaccgtgacgagtcctctgactccgtctacaggtagtcctttcctactcgagccccctcaccatgctcaaatgctaggtcggctctgataccaaatgtcatgactcgagcctgatgggctaactagcctatcaacttggtctaaaccactgaccaaaatacttaagctgaagttgatagtaggatactcagacccttataagccaatcttaatcttgcccactttcgatgtgggactaatcaagggtgttacatttatcttgcattattttttggATAGATATGATCCTGATGTTGTGAAAGAGAACATTGTATCTCATCAGTTTGCTGTTATCTTTACTATGAGCTCAAAAGTTTATATTATCTTTGTTTCTCAGTTTGAACAATGTTATGTGCTCAATCCTTTAATTAGAGTGCTTTCCCTTGGTTTAAACCTCACATGCTTTCAAGCTCCTTGGATGAATCAGATTGTATCATCAAGCAGCCTAAATTGCCTTTCTTTAGTTTTTTATTCTATGAAACTCATTTATAGTTCTATTGTTTTTTTCATACTTGCCACTTATTGCCTGACGTTTAGGATACTTAGTTTCTTTAATGTCTAATAATTTCCCTCctatcttttttaatgtatcaCTTTGTAAGTACCTTTTTCTAAGTGCCTTGtaccttattttaaataattattttagctGAAACTCTCTAGAAGTCTTCTGAATTGTATTCAGGCAAGTTcatattttgtaaacttgttttttCATATTACTGATCTTCTAGGATAACTAGCATTTGTTTTAAAATGCCCAATCATCATTTGGTTCATTTACTTCTTTGCAGGATGGAAGAAATACTATATGGCCACACAATCCTCAAACTGGTTGGAGTTACTGTGCCATGATTCCTTCTTGGGTTGTTCAGACAGAACCTGGAACATCTCAAGAAAGCTTCTTAAATCCTATTGTTGTAATAATCTTCCATGCATTGTCATTGCTCTTAAACTCTCCATGTCAAATGCACTTTTGTTGGTGATGACTAGATGTAATAATCAGATTTGAAGTAATAGTAAAAGAAATTCTTCCTATGGAAACAAATTAAAAGATGATGAATTTAATGTCTAATTTTTGTTGTATTCATTACTGAGAGTGAAATTCATATGATGTGTTAAATATATGGGAAGGACAAGTTTGCTTTTGCTAGCCTAGGTTGGGATACCTTCTCATGTGTGTATACCTATAGAACTGTAAGCTTGATAGGAAATTCTAACTACCGTATCTTTTTCCATTTGCTTCCCTTCTTTTATCTTATTGTATGTCATATTAGTCAAGCTGTCCTTAATTAAGTGCAACTCTGAAGATTTAAGTAGTAGTAGTCTGCAAGAATATGCTGTGTAGTTTGAATGTCAAAGTTTTTGTTCTATCTTGTAAGAAATTTTTTACTTCTGTGTGGTTCTATTAGCACTTTTTCTTAAGACAACTTTTGTTCTCAGTGGAACAATCATGATCCATGTCCTGATAATTATTTTGTGGATAAAACCTCTTCATTTACTATTTGATACTGAAAATCTAGTTGCTTTTAACATTAGTAAATGGCAGTTTTACAGGATTCATGTGGGTATACAATCTCCAGAAGGGGTCAGCACCAGCCATGGATTATTAAGAAGATTCAGTGACTTCTTGATGTTATATTCTGCTGTacgataaatttgatttaatcatCTAATATAAAATGCAATTCTGTATTCTTTATTCTATTTTTTGTTTGTTAGACAAACAGCCAGTTTCTTTTTCAAAGATATAGACTTTGCAGAGCAGTAAGTTGAGGAAATCAATTATGAAACACCATTCAAGGGGATATTAGGAGATGCAAGGTAGGGATATTCACGAGGGCAAAAAAATGATACCACCTTAGGAGGTTCTTATTTTAAAGAGCAGTTAACATTTAGATCAATCGTGTCATTGAAACATAGATAAGGTGTGCTTAGAGAAGTTCACTCATAATCTGATATTGTAATTGAAAATTTCAGGTATCATGTTGCTAGATAATTTCCATTAAATACATCTAAAGACCTCACTTATAACAACCATGTTTCTGATATTATGAGAAATTGCACGTCATTTTCACCTTATTGCCATTTCTCCAGTGGAAAGGTTGCTAGAAAATTACATTAACACAGATCAATTCAGAATATGTAATTTGCAGCTTCAGCTGTGGAAGCTGACTGCCACATAATGGATTGACTTGTAACATTTTAttcaatcaaaattctttcaactTGTTATTTTTATAATGTTAATTCAAATATAATAGAACTTATGTGTTACTGACATAACTTTGTGTTGCTATGACCCTGGATGCAAGATTCTAAATACTGGTGTACTGTTCGATGTTTACTGGTCCAACTTAGCACGAGCATGGAGACTATGACGATTTTGTCTGATCCActtcaaatttattattattattatttgaatccGGAAAGCTAAAGACAGTTGTTGACAGTCTTAACAGTTGTTGGCTGTCAACAGATGGTAGAAaagattaagaaaataaaaaacactCTGGACTGAGAAGGATGTTGGAGTATGCTCTACAGATTAGGATGTTGGACACTGTTGCTGAAACCTCTGCCTCCTGTGTCTTCTTCCTTTGCTCGGTTGTAACCTCTGTCTATGTCACCGCCATCTCAGCATTTACCTCATCCAATTGCTGGTATTGCTCCTCGTATTGTTGCCACCGCATCTTCTCCTATGGTATGCAAAGCcatcctctcttcctcctcctcctcctccactgctCCTTTTCTCATTCTCATCCTCCTCTGCTCTTCTCTCTCACCTCCATCCATGCTGGCTGGTATGAGAGTGTATCATGTGTCGTCATGCTCCATGTACCAGGGCCCAGACCAGTCAGCCCAGATTTTGAAACCTTGTTTGGATGTTAGTTAGATTTTACACTTTTGGAAATTTTGTACCATTATGTTATGAGTTTCTTAAAGATGTTTTCAATGTGTATTAATGACTTTAACTCTGACTATTATCACTTCATGTATCTGGTGTGCAGTCTGTGTATATTGATGCCTGTGGGTGATATACTTCTTCAAAATTATATCATCAATGTTAAAATTTTGCTGTTGTTTCCTCTTGTGAGAATGAAAATCATGTGACATGTCTGTGTGATAACCTATTTCATATGCTGTTTTATGTCGAAAGCTCAATATTAGGTATTTTCTGCTCTTGGATTGAGGTTTAGTTGGTCACTTCTCTATACacatcttcttttgtagcttaagAAGACATTTCCCAGAAAAGATATTCCCTCTGCCCCTCCAAAGCATGCTTTTTTGAGAATAAACTCAAGCCGGATGCTCCTAGAAGAGGTATAAATTTTGATCCAATGATTTCTTTTTCCTATGCTGGATTCTGCTTTAGTTGTCAAATCTGGACAGTTCATATATCACAACTTCATTCAGATCCACTTTTGTAGTTGATGGCATTATTATGCTGGTACATGGACTGATCATGTCAACAAGCATGTTGTGTCACTTCCTTGAATTTTGCAGACAAACATATCCTACTTTTTTAAATACCAGGCTAGAAATCATTGTATTCATTGAGTTATATCACAATGTTAAGGCACAACACAAGTAATAAAATGTATGTTAGAGGATTTGATCAGTTCTAGTTATCTACATGCATTATGCTTGTAGTCTGATAATTTGATCACTTTTAGTCACTTACGCGCAATAAGCCCAACTTGCATGCATTGAACATAATATGCCACAATGTTTGTCAGAGGCATTGATCAGTTTTATTTACTCCATCTATTtatctaattatatttttttcttcaacCTTTCTAAGCTGTAAAATGGAAACTGTTGCTGTTTGAGGCATGCATACTTGATGACATAGGATATCTGGAGCTCATTGATGTGGTGCCTTGATGCTAAGAAGTAAGGTGATTGGCAGTTTAGGTAATAAAACCTGACAATACAAAAAAGACCTGATCCATGCTAATCCCTTGCTTGTTCAAGTGGTTGTTTGGACACTTACCTGTTTGTTTTTCCTCCTTTTTGGATTTGCATTATAGGAAGTGATCTGAATGATATGTCAGATCCTTTATTCTTTAACAATGTTGAATAATTACTGAATGTCATGATATATTATTTAGAACATTTTTGGATATGCTATATTTATTGGTTGTTTCACTTTCACCATAGCTAGGTTGAAGCACACTTATAGGTTCAGAAGCCAATAGGTTTATTAGATATTTGCCAATAGGTAAAATCTTGTATAAGCAATACAAGATACAATATGTATATGGCAACACAGCAATATTTTGTACAATGATGTATATTATGATAAAGCTTGATGTTTGATTTATGTGTTAGTATAtctgtatatgtatatgcatatcattatctaatacatatatacatatcatcATAGATAACAAGTAATTTACTAACATGCCTAACAtaattattaagaaaaaaaattctagTGACACATTGCTTCAAGAATATAGAGATGACAGCAAAacctttgataaatcaagatcattattgAATGAATGAGTTATGCTTAAATGTTTAATACAAATGAGAGAACtgcatatattattatatattcttCTCATCTAAAATCAAAAGTGTaacttttatgaaatattttttttttcacaagaaGTATATGCCAAATACTTACTTTGAGCAAGTATTTGACATATCTGGGGAGAATCCTACATCATTGTTTTTGACAGGTATCTAATATGGATTCGACAATCAGTTTGAGGTATGTCTTTCACAAAATAACTAGGATGCTTAGTAAAAATATAGAAGATAAATATTCTCACTGTCataatgatttattattcttttttagtGTTTAGTAAGTTAGTCTTTACAACGACCATAATAAATCAAAGAAAGGATTTGCATATAGGATAATGTAAAATGGTGAAATTTGCTCCTCGCTGGACAGTATCTTTGcctcatcttttcttttctgaaaTTACTTTTTCTTCTAGGTTATTAATGATTCTTAAACCGGATAATTTTCTTGCAGAGAAGACAGTCTTTAGAGGAATGGATGGGAAAGCTACTCTCTGATATTGACCTCTCTAGAAGTGCACCTGTGGCAGGTTTTCTTGAGCTAGAAACTGCTGCAAGGTTATGTAGGTTTTACACCTCCACATTTGTTGGTTCTCTTTAATGAACATGCTTTTCTAATATGGTTGTTCTTTTGTTTGCTTATTAGATAGCATGCTATGCTAGATGGCTTTTGATTATCTGTAGGTTTTGTTAGCTAAGCTAATTCACCTCCTTGATATAAACTTACTTTCTGCTCACTCATTTTCCTATTCAGCATTTCAGAATGAGAATTGTCAACTTGAAGAACCAAGTTTACCAGCTAATGCTACTGCTGTGGCCCCCTCAGTTCCAGCTAGACCCCTTTTAAGTGCTTCCATCGCTGATTATTCGGCAGTTCCATCTATATCTCACACTGTTGCATCAGATATCTGTAGTGAGAATATAGATGAAATCTCAGAACTTGGAACTCCGAAAAAAGGGAAGACCCAAGTTTCTGAAGCCAGCACTGAACCTCTAGCACTTGTTCATGATCTAGTGTCTTCTACAATAGCTATTGGTGATGATCTCATGGGTGAATCATCCCTGGAACAGCCAGAAGATTTCATTAGGAGTAAGTTTAACCACGGGAAAGAGTACCATGCTCTAGAGAGACAAACGATTGGTGGAAATTCATCCAGAGACAGAATAGAGTCCATATCAGATCAGAACCATGATAAACTTTATGGTCATTCTCGAAAGCTCTCTGCTGAAAGCATTGGGAGTGATAGCAGTTCCATAAGAGGCAGTGAAGTATCAGCTGCTGGGGTCACCAATTCAATTTGGGAGGTATCCCTCGATGTTCCTGATGGTGCTGAAATTCCAAATATCATGGATGCACTTCCTCATCTGAATACACAAGCTCTTGATAAGGCACAAATTGTTCTTCCAATTGATCAAAGGCTTAAACTTAATAGAGTTATTGTCAATATGCAACAAAGATTGGTAACAGCAAGAACTGATATGGAGGATCTTATAGCAAGGTTGAATCAAGAAATGGCTGTTAAAGAATATCTTACAACAAAGGTGCGTCTCTAGTCATTACTTGGGATCTGCTTGTCTTTTAGATTCTGGCAGCATAAGTTAATTTTGACCTGTTCTTGTGACATTAGTACATCAAATTGGTTGTCAGTGCATTTCCTTGTAATGTGGATCCACATGCACTACTTAAGTTAACTATGTATATATAAATTCTTTTTAATATATTGTTTTTATCTCCTTAACTATTCAAATTTGTACAACACCAACTCCA
Protein-coding sequences here:
- the LOC135605430 gene encoding PX domain-containing protein EREL2-like isoform X4, which encodes MPTNSPPKHRHDGTSPLPLGMDWSPPPKRWDGRNTIWPHNPQTGWSYCAMIPSWVVQTEPGTSQESFLNPIVFYRIHVGIQSPEGVSTSHGLLRRFSDFLMLYSALKKTFPRKDIPSAPPKHAFLRINSSRMLLEERRQSLEEWMGKLLSDIDLSRSAPVAGFLELETAARLSFQNENCQLEEPSLPANATAVAPSVPARPLLSASIADYSAVPSISHTVASDICSENIDEISELGTPKKGKTQVSEASTEPLALVHDLVSSTIAIGDDLMGESSLEQPEDFIRSKFNHGKEYHALERQTIGGNSSRDRIESISDQNHDKLYGHSRKLSAESIGSDSSSIRGSEVSAAGVTNSIWEVSLDVPDGAEIPNIMDALPHLNTQALDKAQIVLPIDQRLKLNRVIVNMQQRLVTARTDMEDLIARLNQEMAVKEYLTTKVKDLEVELEATEQKGTENLQQAILIEKERVTQMQWDMDELHRKCTEMEAKLTSEQVVLHREKQRWSNAKSANEKLLHECRVLHDRLQECNVNFLMDEEDKFTISSSPADALDLLATSDDRIGLLLAEAQLLARDDEESLLNVVDARTSESSQPLIAENGDISISTDNQIRKMLTDMFIDNVRLRKQVNSVIRCALNTVIKPEESEESHEVPSRNNVLNRFL
- the LOC135605430 gene encoding PX domain-containing protein EREL2-like isoform X1, which gives rise to MPTNSPPKHRHDGTSPLPLGMDWSPPPKRWDGRNTIWPHNPQTGWSYCAMIPSWVVQTEPGTSQESFLNPIVFYRIHVGIQSPEGVSTSHGLLRRFSDFLMLYSALKKTFPRKDIPSAPPKHAFLRINSSRMLLEERRQSLEEWMGKLLSDIDLSRSAPVAGFLELETAARLSFQNENCQLEEPSLPANATAVAPSVPARPLLSASIADYSAVPSISHTVASDICSENIDEISELGTPKKGKTQVSEASTEPLALVHDLVSSTIAIGDDLMGESSLEQPEDFIRSKFNHGKEYHALERQTIGGNSSRDRIESISDQNHDKLYGHSRKLSAESIGSDSSSIRGSEVSAAGVTNSIWEVSLDVPDGAEIPNIMDALPHLNTQALDKAQIVLPIDQRLKLNRVIVNMQQRLVTARTDMEDLIARLNQEMAVKEYLTTKVKDLEVELEATEQKGTENLQQAILIEKERVTQMQWDMDELHRKCTEMEAKLTSEQNEKNHAESEKTTASDETELLLHEVHCKEEELQNMQKCLAELEMKSKADIKVLVKEVKSLRKSQAELREVLNQSLKEKTDLEVVLHREKQRWSNAKSANEKLLHECRVLHDRLQECNVNFLMDEEDKFTISSSPADALDLLATSDDRIGLLLAEAQLLARDDEESLLNVVDARTSESSQPLIAENGDISISTDNQIRKMLTDMFIDNVRLRKQVNSVIRCALNTVIKPEESEESHEVPSRNNVLNRFL
- the LOC135605430 gene encoding PX domain-containing protein EREL2-like isoform X2 produces the protein MPTNSPPKHRHDGTSPLPLGMDWSPPPKRWDGRNTIWPHNPQTGWSYCAMIPSWVVQTEPGTSQESFLNPIVFYRIHVGIQSPEGVSTSHGLLRRFSDFLMLYSALKKTFPRKDIPSAPPKHAFLRINSSRMLLEERRQSLEEWMGKLLSDIDLSRSAPVAGFLELETAARLSFQNENCQLEEPSLPANATAVAPSVPARPLLSASIADYSAVPSISHTVASDICSENIDEISELGTPKKGKTQVSEASTEPLALVHDLVSSTIAIGDDLMGESSLEQPEDFIRSKFNHGKEYHALERQTIGGNSSRDRIESISDQNHDKLYGHSRKLSAESIGSDSSSIRGSEVSAAGVTNSIWEVSLDVPDGAEIPNIMDALPHLNTQALDKAQIVLPIDQRLKLNRVIVNMQQRLVTARTDMEDLIARLNQEMAVKEYLTTKVKDLEVELEATEQKGTENLQQAILIEKERVTQMQWDMDELHRKCTEMEAKLTSEQNHAESEKTTASDETELLLHEVHCKEEELQNMQKCLAELEMKSKADIKVLVKEVKSLRKSQAELREVLNQSLKEKTDLEVVLHREKQRWSNAKSANEKLLHECRVLHDRLQECNVNFLMDEEDKFTISSSPADALDLLATSDDRIGLLLAEAQLLARDDEESLLNVVDARTSESSQPLIAENGDISISTDNQIRKMLTDMFIDNVRLRKQVNSVIRCALNTVIKPEESEESHEVPSRNNVLNRFL
- the LOC135605430 gene encoding PX domain-containing protein EREL1-like isoform X3, with translation MIPSWVVQTEPGTSQESFLNPIVFYRIHVGIQSPEGVSTSHGLLRRFSDFLMLYSALKKTFPRKDIPSAPPKHAFLRINSSRMLLEERRQSLEEWMGKLLSDIDLSRSAPVAGFLELETAARLSFQNENCQLEEPSLPANATAVAPSVPARPLLSASIADYSAVPSISHTVASDICSENIDEISELGTPKKGKTQVSEASTEPLALVHDLVSSTIAIGDDLMGESSLEQPEDFIRSKFNHGKEYHALERQTIGGNSSRDRIESISDQNHDKLYGHSRKLSAESIGSDSSSIRGSEVSAAGVTNSIWEVSLDVPDGAEIPNIMDALPHLNTQALDKAQIVLPIDQRLKLNRVIVNMQQRLVTARTDMEDLIARLNQEMAVKEYLTTKVKDLEVELEATEQKGTENLQQAILIEKERVTQMQWDMDELHRKCTEMEAKLTSEQNEKNHAESEKTTASDETELLLHEVHCKEEELQNMQKCLAELEMKSKADIKVLVKEVKSLRKSQAELREVLNQSLKEKTDLEVVLHREKQRWSNAKSANEKLLHECRVLHDRLQECNVNFLMDEEDKFTISSSPADALDLLATSDDRIGLLLAEAQLLARDDEESLLNVVDARTSESSQPLIAENGDISISTDNQIRKMLTDMFIDNVRLRKQVNSVIRCALNTVIKPEESEESHEVPSRNNVLNRFL
- the LOC135605430 gene encoding PX domain-containing protein EREL1-like isoform X5, whose amino-acid sequence is MLYSALKKTFPRKDIPSAPPKHAFLRINSSRMLLEERRQSLEEWMGKLLSDIDLSRSAPVAGFLELETAARLSFQNENCQLEEPSLPANATAVAPSVPARPLLSASIADYSAVPSISHTVASDICSENIDEISELGTPKKGKTQVSEASTEPLALVHDLVSSTIAIGDDLMGESSLEQPEDFIRSKFNHGKEYHALERQTIGGNSSRDRIESISDQNHDKLYGHSRKLSAESIGSDSSSIRGSEVSAAGVTNSIWEVSLDVPDGAEIPNIMDALPHLNTQALDKAQIVLPIDQRLKLNRVIVNMQQRLVTARTDMEDLIARLNQEMAVKEYLTTKVKDLEVELEATEQKGTENLQQAILIEKERVTQMQWDMDELHRKCTEMEAKLTSEQNEKNHAESEKTTASDETELLLHEVHCKEEELQNMQKCLAELEMKSKADIKVLVKEVKSLRKSQAELREVLNQSLKEKTDLEVVLHREKQRWSNAKSANEKLLHECRVLHDRLQECNVNFLMDEEDKFTISSSPADALDLLATSDDRIGLLLAEAQLLARDDEESLLNVVDARTSESSQPLIAENGDISISTDNQIRKMLTDMFIDNVRLRKQVNSVIRCALNTVIKPEESEESHEVPSRNNVLNRFL